GGGGGAGAACCGCTACCACGCGATCCTCGGTGCGGCGGAGTGCGTGATGGTGGCTCCGTCCGATCTCGCGCCCGCTCTTATCGCCTATGACGCGGAGATCGAGCTCGCGTCGAGCCTCAGTCGGCGCAGCGTGAAGCTCGGCCAGTTCTACATCACACCGAGCGGCAAGCAGCGCAAGGAACACGCGATCCGCAAGGGCGAGCTCATCACCTCGGTGCGGATCCCCGAGGCCGCACTGGAACGCCGCGGCACGTTCCTGAAGGCGATGGACCGCAAGGCGTGGAGCTTCGCGCTCGTTTCGGTCGCGGCCGCGGCGCGGATCAGAGATGGCAAGGCGCACGACGTTCGCGTCGTGCTCGGCGGCGTCGCGCCGTCCCCGTGGTCGGTCCCCGCCGCGCACAAGCTGCTCGAGGGAAGCGCCCTCGACGACAACGCCTGCCTCGCCGGCGCCGACCTCATCCTCGCGAGCGCGCAGCCGCTCCGCGACAACGGCTACAAGGTCACCCTCGCGCGCGAACTCATCCGCCGCGCGCTCCGCTCGCTCGTCGCCTGACCGTATTGAGCGTCGCCGAAGACACGCTCATCGCGGCGATCGAATCGAGCCTGCTGGTCTACCCGCCGGCGTCGGGTCTCTCGGAGGACCTCGGAGTCAAAGGAGTGCGTGGCCGCGTGACCGATCTCTCGCATCCACTCGCCAATCTCGTCGGCATGGCGGACATCGCGCCTGAGGACGTCGATGCCACGCTGAAG
The genomic region above belongs to Candidatus Limnocylindria bacterium and contains:
- a CDS encoding xanthine dehydrogenase family protein subunit M produces the protein MSLFSYAKPRALGEALKLLKNGTTALAGGTDLVGLIRSGLAKPNALVDLTGIEGLRGWTREKGKGLRIGALTPLSDLETSPQLRKLAPILSESLRDAATLQLRNMGTVGGNLLQRNRCWYFRDEAVPCWLKGGTRCFAAEGENRYHAILGAAECVMVAPSDLAPALIAYDAEIELASSLSRRSVKLGQFYITPSGKQRKEHAIRKGELITSVRIPEAALERRGTFLKAMDRKAWSFALVSVAAAARIRDGKAHDVRVVLGGVAPSPWSVPAAHKLLEGSALDDNACLAGADLILASAQPLRDNGYKVTLARELIRRALRSLVA